In Bradyrhizobium lablabi, one DNA window encodes the following:
- a CDS encoding acetolactate synthase large subunit → MKGSDLLVAALENEGVDRIYGVPGEENLDVVDSLRRSSIELIVTRHEQPAAFMAATYGRLTGKPGVALSTLGPGALNLVTGAAYGFLGGMPMVLMTGQKAIRQSRQGHFQIVDIVATMRPLAKQSQQVVSASSIPTLVRNAFRIAAEERPGPVHLELPEDIAREEAGDVALVPPHAVEIPVPSPEAIKRASELILAAKFPLLMFGAGANRPRLAPALSEFVHRVRIPFFNTQMGKGAVGGASDFYLGTAALSERDYVHRAIDRADLIVTIGHETVEKPPFLMTQGRHQVIHIGFEPAAVEEVYFPQAEVVGDIASGLGLLAGLLEGKVRMNPDWVALRKEILRHITDRADEDRFPLTPQRIVHDVRQVMPPDGIVALDNGMYKIWFARNYRTDVANTLLLDNALATMGAGLPSGMMAALLYPKRRVLVVAGDGGFMMNSQELETARRLNLDLVVMIIEDHAYGMIRWKQAVDGMPDFGLSFGNPDFVTYAAAYGARGRRVTSASELVPALEQAFSAGGLHLIAVPIDYSENIRVLVDELRHMQD, encoded by the coding sequence ATGAAGGGATCGGATCTGCTCGTGGCGGCCCTCGAGAACGAGGGCGTCGATCGAATCTACGGAGTGCCGGGTGAAGAAAACCTCGACGTTGTCGATAGCCTTCGGCGATCTTCGATCGAGCTGATCGTCACCCGTCACGAGCAGCCGGCGGCTTTTATGGCCGCCACTTACGGGCGGCTTACGGGCAAGCCCGGTGTCGCGCTCTCGACACTCGGTCCCGGCGCGCTCAACCTCGTCACTGGTGCTGCCTACGGATTTCTCGGTGGCATGCCGATGGTGCTGATGACCGGCCAGAAGGCCATTCGACAGAGCCGGCAAGGGCACTTCCAGATCGTCGATATCGTCGCGACCATGCGCCCGCTCGCAAAACAGTCGCAACAGGTCGTGAGCGCATCGAGCATTCCGACGCTGGTCCGCAATGCGTTTCGCATCGCCGCCGAAGAGCGCCCCGGCCCGGTACATCTCGAATTGCCCGAAGACATCGCCAGGGAGGAAGCGGGCGATGTGGCGCTGGTGCCGCCGCATGCCGTGGAGATTCCCGTTCCCTCGCCGGAAGCCATCAAGCGCGCATCCGAGCTGATCCTGGCGGCGAAGTTTCCATTGCTGATGTTCGGCGCCGGCGCCAATCGGCCCCGGCTCGCGCCGGCGCTTTCCGAGTTCGTTCACCGCGTCCGCATCCCCTTCTTCAACACGCAGATGGGCAAGGGCGCCGTCGGTGGTGCGTCGGACTTCTATCTCGGCACCGCGGCCTTGAGCGAGCGCGATTACGTCCACCGGGCGATTGATCGCGCCGACCTGATCGTGACCATCGGGCACGAGACGGTTGAGAAGCCGCCGTTCCTGATGACCCAGGGCCGGCATCAGGTCATTCATATCGGGTTCGAGCCGGCGGCGGTTGAGGAGGTCTATTTTCCGCAAGCCGAAGTCGTCGGCGACATCGCGAGCGGCCTTGGCCTGCTCGCCGGCCTGCTGGAGGGCAAGGTCAGGATGAATCCGGATTGGGTCGCCTTGCGCAAGGAGATCCTCCGTCACATCACCGATCGTGCCGACGAAGATCGCTTTCCCCTGACCCCGCAACGCATCGTGCACGATGTCCGGCAGGTGATGCCGCCCGACGGCATCGTCGCGCTCGACAACGGCATGTACAAGATCTGGTTTGCGCGCAACTACCGCACCGACGTCGCCAACACGCTTCTGCTCGACAACGCGCTGGCCACGATGGGCGCCGGTCTGCCGTCGGGGATGATGGCGGCGCTGCTTTATCCCAAACGCCGCGTGCTGGTGGTCGCCGGCGACGGCGGTTTCATGATGAACAGCCAGGAGCTCGAGACCGCGCGGCGACTAAATCTCGATCTCGTGGTGATGATCATCGAAGATCACGCCTATGGCATGATCCGCTGGAAGCAGGCCGTTGACGGAATGCCGGACTTTGGGCTGAGTTTTGGCAATCCCGATTTTGTCACCTATGCCGCCGCCTATGGCGCGCGCGGGCGGCGCGTCACTTCGGCGTCGGAATTGGTGCCGGCGCTGGAGCAGGCATTTTCCGCCGGCGGGCTGCACCTGATCGCCGTTCCGATCGACTACAGCGAGAACATTCGCGTTCTGGTCGACGAGCTCCGGCATATGCAGGATTAG
- a CDS encoding DUF4345 domain-containing protein yields MNRRGRQIATAILGAVPVLTGIITMFGLSDPIYAAAKIPPNALLDSNLRFFGGVWLGLGIALYWLVPNIEKQTVLFRVLWGMIFLGGIGRLLSMAFVGVPPLPFIAFTALEIIGAPFFIWWQARLARTGG; encoded by the coding sequence ATGAACAGGCGCGGACGTCAGATTGCAACCGCTATCCTTGGTGCGGTCCCCGTCCTCACCGGGATCATTACCATGTTCGGGCTTAGCGATCCCATCTACGCCGCCGCCAAGATCCCCCCGAATGCGCTGCTCGACAGCAATCTTCGCTTCTTCGGCGGCGTGTGGCTGGGCCTCGGCATCGCGCTCTATTGGCTCGTTCCAAACATCGAAAAGCAGACGGTGCTGTTCCGCGTGCTGTGGGGCATGATCTTCCTCGGCGGCATCGGCCGCCTGCTGTCGATGGCTTTTGTCGGGGTGCCGCCGCTGCCGTTCATCGCCTTCACCGCGCTCGAAATCATCGGCGCGCCGTTCTTCATCTGGTGGCAGGCGCGCCTTGCACGAACAGGCGGGTAA
- a CDS encoding xanthine dehydrogenase family protein molybdopterin-binding subunit: MPEISLTHTAAHARHGSNIGQPLTRRDGLLKVKGEARYAADNHPPGMLHAVLAVSSIARGRVKSLDVAAAKRHPGVVEVMTSANRPPLAEDPDAKTNPFMFRMELLQNDSVRYANQPIAVVIAETLEAATEGAALLSPQYEVLPARVGLDAGESFVPPAVGIGNPAVIERGDVGAGLAAASKRIEATYETPAQYHNAMEPHAIVVAWNGDTLSIDTPSQGLAMAQGRIAGLFGISPDKIHIRSPFLGGGFGSKGLVSGPQVLGILAARLVGRPVKLVLRREHMYGPVGHRSASRQKLRIGVDGDGLLTAIDHHAKIATSTFDDFYEPAADASHTLYASPAIATSHEAVRIDTGTPLFMRAPGEATGSIALESAIDEAAWACRLDPLAFRLKNYAEVEPISGKPFSSKALRECYAQGAERFGWSKRPLAPRQLRDEAGLLVGWGIGTATFPALMFQAEARAVVRSDGSGVMETGAHDMGQGAWTALAQIAADGLGLDLEQVEFKAGTSDLPDAGIAGGSAHTATAGMAIHNAGSAVIAKLADLATGDEHSPLFGAGNAGVVARDGRLFRRDDETRSESYVDILGRAGLAQVEARGKAAVDPAAQANYAMHAHGAVFAEVKVDPDLGQIRVTRLVGAFAAGRVINPHLVRSQIYGGMIWGMSFALHEQAITDRRSGRIINANLAEYHVPVNADVPSMEALMIEEHDPHVNALGIKGVGEIGITGSAGAIANAVWHATGVRVRRFPIPIEELVMGTAS, encoded by the coding sequence ATGCCTGAGATCAGCCTCACTCACACTGCCGCCCATGCCCGCCACGGCTCCAATATCGGTCAGCCGCTGACCCGCCGCGACGGCCTCCTCAAGGTCAAGGGCGAAGCCCGCTATGCCGCGGACAATCATCCGCCCGGCATGCTGCATGCGGTTCTCGCGGTCTCCAGCATCGCGCGCGGCCGCGTGAAATCCCTCGACGTGGCGGCGGCGAAGCGCCACCCCGGCGTGGTCGAAGTCATGACCTCTGCCAACCGGCCGCCGCTTGCGGAGGACCCGGACGCGAAAACCAATCCCTTCATGTTCCGGATGGAACTGTTGCAGAACGACAGCGTGCGCTATGCGAACCAGCCGATCGCGGTGGTAATCGCCGAAACGCTGGAGGCCGCGACCGAAGGCGCGGCACTTCTCTCGCCGCAATACGAAGTGCTGCCCGCGCGCGTCGGTCTCGACGCCGGCGAAAGTTTTGTGCCGCCCGCCGTCGGCATCGGCAATCCGGCCGTGATCGAGCGTGGCGATGTGGGGGCGGGTCTCGCTGCCGCCTCGAAGCGCATCGAAGCGACCTATGAGACGCCGGCGCAATACCACAACGCGATGGAGCCGCATGCCATCGTGGTCGCATGGAACGGCGATACGCTGTCGATCGATACGCCAAGCCAGGGCCTCGCCATGGCCCAGGGGCGGATCGCGGGACTGTTCGGCATCTCGCCGGACAAGATTCATATCCGCAGCCCGTTCTTGGGTGGCGGTTTCGGCTCAAAGGGCCTGGTCTCCGGGCCGCAGGTGCTCGGCATCCTGGCAGCGCGGCTGGTCGGCAGACCTGTAAAACTCGTGCTGCGCCGTGAGCACATGTATGGACCGGTGGGCCATCGTTCGGCCTCCCGCCAAAAGCTTCGCATTGGCGTTGACGGTGACGGTCTTTTGACCGCGATCGATCATCACGCGAAGATCGCGACCAGCACGTTCGACGATTTCTACGAACCCGCCGCCGATGCCTCGCATACGCTGTACGCGAGCCCGGCGATCGCGACCTCGCACGAAGCGGTGCGGATCGACACCGGCACGCCATTGTTCATGCGCGCGCCCGGCGAGGCGACAGGATCGATCGCGCTCGAAAGCGCGATCGACGAAGCGGCATGGGCCTGCAGGCTGGACCCGCTCGCGTTTCGCCTCAAGAACTATGCCGAAGTCGAGCCGATCTCGGGCAAGCCGTTTTCGTCGAAAGCCCTGCGCGAGTGCTACGCCCAAGGCGCCGAGCGTTTTGGCTGGTCGAAACGACCGCTGGCGCCGCGGCAATTGCGCGATGAGGCGGGCCTATTGGTCGGCTGGGGCATCGGCACCGCGACATTTCCGGCGCTGATGTTTCAGGCCGAGGCGCGCGCGGTGGTCCGAAGCGACGGCTCAGGCGTGATGGAGACCGGCGCCCACGACATGGGCCAGGGCGCCTGGACCGCGCTCGCCCAGATCGCGGCCGATGGCCTCGGGCTCGACCTCGAACAGGTCGAGTTCAAGGCCGGCACCTCCGACCTGCCGGACGCCGGCATCGCCGGCGGCTCGGCCCACACCGCGACCGCCGGCATGGCAATCCATAACGCGGGCTCAGCCGTGATCGCCAAACTCGCCGATCTCGCGACCGGCGATGAGCACTCGCCGCTGTTCGGGGCGGGCAACGCCGGTGTCGTCGCGCGCGACGGCCGTCTGTTTCGGCGCGACGACGAAACGCGCAGCGAGAGCTATGTCGATATTCTCGGCCGCGCTGGTCTTGCGCAGGTCGAGGCCCGCGGCAAGGCCGCCGTCGATCCCGCGGCGCAGGCGAACTACGCGATGCATGCGCATGGCGCCGTGTTCGCCGAGGTTAAGGTCGATCCGGATTTGGGTCAAATCCGCGTCACCCGCCTGGTCGGTGCGTTCGCGGCAGGACGGGTGATCAATCCGCACCTCGTGCGCAGCCAGATCTATGGCGGCATGATCTGGGGCATGTCATTCGCTCTGCACGAGCAGGCGATCACCGACCGCCGCTCCGGGCGGATCATCAACGCCAACCTCGCGGAATACCACGTCCCGGTGAATGCCGACGTGCCGTCGATGGAGGCGCTGATGATCGAAGAGCATGATCCCCACGTGAACGCGCTCGGCATCAAGGGCGTCGGAGAAATCGGCATCACCGGCTCGGCCGGCGCCATCGCCAACGCCGTCTGGCACGCCACTGGAGTGCGGGTGCGGCGGTTTCCGATTCCGATCGAGGAGCTGGTGATGGGGACGGCGAGCTAA
- a CDS encoding FAD binding domain-containing protein: protein MKTFDYFRPATVSEAVAAAAHPGTAYLAGGTNLLDLMKGGIASPDRLVDVAQLPGLDRIEHLADGGLRIGALVRNADLAHDFDFAKSYPAVAEALLSGASAQLRNAATVGGNLLQRTRCGYFYDPASSCNKRQPGTGCDARDGENRLHAVLGWSEGCIATHPSDFCVPLVALDAVVEIEGKAGRREIALEALHRLPGDTPERENALEPGDLIVALRLPAEASGFSAHARYLKVRERTSYAFAIVSAAANLRIERGTIREARLALGGVAPKPWRARAAEETLADASPTPAAFRRAAEVALAEAKPSGDNLFKIELAQRILVRALTLAVAGTPKRVPALPASPFASVSGALQNA from the coding sequence ATGAAGACCTTCGATTATTTCAGGCCCGCGACCGTCTCCGAGGCCGTCGCCGCCGCAGCCCATCCGGGCACGGCCTATCTCGCCGGTGGCACCAACCTGCTCGATTTGATGAAGGGCGGCATCGCCAGCCCGGACCGTCTGGTCGATGTCGCGCAACTTCCGGGGCTCGACCGCATCGAGCATCTCGCCGATGGGGGGTTGCGCATCGGCGCGCTGGTTCGCAATGCCGATCTCGCGCACGATTTTGATTTCGCAAAATCCTATCCGGCCGTGGCCGAGGCGCTTCTGTCCGGTGCTTCCGCACAGCTTCGCAATGCCGCGACCGTGGGCGGCAATCTCTTGCAGCGGACGCGCTGCGGATATTTTTATGATCCCGCCAGCTCCTGCAACAAGCGCCAGCCCGGCACGGGCTGCGATGCCCGCGATGGCGAGAACCGCCTGCACGCGGTGCTCGGCTGGAGCGAGGGCTGCATCGCTACCCATCCATCGGATTTCTGTGTGCCGCTGGTCGCACTCGACGCCGTCGTCGAGATCGAGGGCAAAGCCGGCCGGCGCGAAATTGCGCTGGAGGCGCTGCATCGTCTGCCCGGCGATACGCCGGAGCGGGAGAATGCGCTCGAGCCCGGCGACCTGATCGTCGCGCTGCGGCTGCCGGCCGAAGCAAGCGGGTTCTCGGCGCACGCGCGCTATCTGAAAGTGCGCGAGCGCACGTCTTATGCCTTTGCGATCGTCTCGGCCGCCGCAAACTTGCGGATCGAACGCGGCACGATCCGGGAAGCGCGGCTTGCGCTCGGCGGCGTCGCTCCGAAACCGTGGCGGGCACGCGCAGCGGAAGAGACGCTGGCCGACGCCAGTCCCACTCCCGCGGCCTTCCGCCGCGCGGCGGAGGTAGCCCTCGCCGAGGCAAAACCCTCCGGCGATAATCTGTTCAAGATCGAACTCGCGCAGCGCATTCTGGTGCGCGCACTGACGCTCGCTGTGGCTGGCACGCCGAAACGCGTTCCCGCCCTTCCCGCTTCCCCCTTCGCATCCGTTTCCGGAGCATTGCAAAATGCCTGA
- a CDS encoding (2Fe-2S)-binding protein, whose protein sequence is MSFPISLTINGVRRDVELEDPRVTLLDLLRERLHLTGTKKGCDRGQCGACTVLVDGRRINSCLALAVSHDGADVLTIEGVARGDQLHPVQAAFIAHDGLQCGFCTPGQIMSAIGLINEDQAGDDPERVRECMSGNLCRCGAYAGITDAVLEAQQNLTAANQRRSA, encoded by the coding sequence ATGAGCTTCCCTATCAGCCTTACCATCAACGGCGTCCGGCGGGACGTCGAGCTGGAAGACCCCCGCGTCACGCTGCTCGACCTGTTGCGTGAGCGTCTTCATCTGACCGGCACCAAGAAAGGATGCGACCGCGGCCAATGCGGCGCCTGCACCGTCCTGGTCGACGGAAGGCGGATCAATTCCTGCCTGGCATTGGCGGTCAGCCATGACGGCGCCGACGTGCTCACCATCGAGGGCGTCGCGCGCGGCGACCAGCTCCATCCGGTGCAGGCCGCGTTCATCGCGCATGACGGTTTACAGTGCGGGTTTTGTACGCCCGGCCAGATCATGAGCGCGATCGGACTGATCAACGAAGACCAGGCCGGCGATGACCCGGAACGCGTCCGCGAATGCATGAGCGGAAACCTTTGCCGATGCGGGGCTTATGCGGGGATCACCGACGCGGTGCTGGAAGCCCAGCAAAACCTTACCGCGGCCAACCAGAGGCGCTCCGCATGA
- a CDS encoding TetR/AcrR family transcriptional regulator — protein sequence MTDQSAATLRRPRADAVRNRERVLEAAKIVFSAGGPDASLEAVAKRAGVGIGTLYRHFPTREALFEAVYRREVQQLGELAEALKSEPSPVDALRRWLRSNVEFVATKKGMSAALALAMNSQSDLTAYSFERLTKAVGALLDRAVAAGEIRSDVSPEDLLRALVGMCYLHDQPGWQKSVVRLLDVFVDGLRVQGAAKSVSRREDDTERAKKRLRPQASRNSRK from the coding sequence ATGACAGATCAGTCCGCAGCAACCCTTCGCAGGCCCCGCGCCGACGCGGTTCGCAACCGCGAGCGCGTGCTGGAGGCTGCCAAAATTGTGTTCAGCGCCGGCGGTCCGGACGCGAGCCTGGAGGCTGTGGCAAAGCGCGCCGGTGTCGGCATCGGCACGCTGTATCGTCATTTCCCAACGCGCGAGGCTTTGTTCGAGGCGGTCTACCGCCGCGAGGTGCAGCAACTCGGCGAGCTCGCGGAAGCGTTGAAGAGCGAGCCGTCGCCGGTCGACGCGCTGCGCCGCTGGCTGCGGTCCAATGTCGAGTTCGTCGCCACCAAGAAAGGCATGTCGGCGGCGCTCGCGCTTGCCATGAATAGCCAGTCGGACCTCACCGCCTATTCATTCGAGCGCCTGACCAAAGCCGTCGGCGCGTTGCTTGACCGCGCCGTCGCCGCCGGCGAGATACGCAGCGATGTCAGCCCGGAGGACCTGCTGCGGGCGCTGGTCGGCATGTGCTATCTGCACGACCAGCCCGGCTGGCAGAAGAGCGTGGTGCGGCTGCTCGATGTTTTTGTTGATGGCCTGCGGGTGCAAGGAGCGGCGAAGTCGGTGTCGCGACGCGAGGACGACACTGAGCGGGCGAAGAAGCGGCTTCGGCCGCAAGCATCCCGTAACAGCCGCAAGTAA
- a CDS encoding TetR/AcrR family transcriptional regulator codes for MTSASPKSSSVLANPSPARLNATIEGSDKRDRILDAAQRLFVRYGVKRTSVDDVAREAGIAKGTVYLSFNSKAELFAAIADRLCANTLADARRIVLQATPLSERLVGILDCYIGAPHRLVAQSPHIAELTASKEALAAAAFDTLDQQIRALLGTLLNEAGITRDGAVDMFLAAGMGMLHTGDCAEQPYRSRLTAMVDTLMAGLGGDAKG; via the coding sequence ATGACGTCAGCGTCTCCGAAATCCTCGTCGGTCCTCGCAAATCCTTCCCCGGCGCGGCTTAACGCGACCATCGAGGGAAGCGACAAGCGCGACCGGATTCTCGACGCCGCACAACGCCTGTTCGTGCGTTACGGCGTGAAGCGAACCTCTGTCGATGACGTGGCGCGAGAGGCCGGTATTGCCAAAGGAACTGTCTACCTTTCCTTTAACTCCAAGGCTGAACTTTTTGCCGCGATCGCCGACCGGCTGTGCGCGAACACGCTCGCAGATGCCCGAAGGATTGTTCTTCAAGCTACGCCGCTGAGCGAACGGCTGGTTGGGATACTCGATTGCTATATCGGAGCACCCCATCGGCTTGTCGCGCAATCGCCGCATATCGCCGAATTGACGGCGTCAAAGGAAGCGCTCGCGGCGGCAGCGTTCGACACGCTCGACCAACAGATCCGCGCATTGCTCGGCACGCTTCTCAATGAGGCGGGGATAACCCGCGACGGGGCGGTCGATATGTTCCTGGCTGCAGGCATGGGGATGCTCCACACCGGCGACTGCGCGGAGCAGCCGTATCGCTCGCGCCTCACCGCTATGGTCGATACGCTCATGGCGGGCCTTGGCGGCGACGCGAAGGGTTGA
- a CDS encoding SDR family oxidoreductase: MAALDGKTAVVTGASSGIGKATACLLAQQGSHVFIAGRSAERLREVARSIEDAGGRASVGAFDLHDYDKLQAFVADAAEQTGQLDIVVNAAGVHHPGTIVDGKLADWRAMFETNVIAVLAGSQAAIRVMRETGSKGHVVTISSYAGQGEGYHVYGATKAAVNSICKVLRKELEDEPIRAVTIMPGAVATNFGRHFPPEFVNGMFKSVGISAAFQTDDVLSDEMLEDLRTRASAIFASADDIARAVLYAVTQPHDVSVSEILVGPRKSFPGAA, translated from the coding sequence ATGGCCGCGCTCGATGGAAAAACTGCTGTCGTTACAGGCGCGTCTTCCGGCATCGGTAAGGCAACGGCTTGCCTGCTCGCGCAGCAAGGAAGCCACGTCTTCATCGCGGGGCGGAGCGCGGAGCGACTCCGGGAAGTAGCCCGGTCAATCGAAGACGCGGGCGGCCGGGCGAGCGTCGGGGCCTTCGATCTGCACGACTACGACAAGCTGCAAGCCTTCGTCGCCGATGCCGCCGAGCAGACCGGGCAGCTCGATATCGTCGTGAACGCAGCGGGAGTCCACCATCCAGGCACCATCGTCGACGGCAAATTGGCGGACTGGCGGGCGATGTTCGAAACGAACGTTATTGCGGTGCTGGCCGGCAGTCAGGCTGCGATACGTGTCATGCGCGAGACCGGAAGCAAGGGACACGTCGTCACCATCTCCTCCTATGCCGGCCAAGGTGAGGGCTATCACGTCTATGGAGCAACAAAGGCCGCGGTCAATTCCATTTGCAAGGTGCTTCGCAAAGAACTCGAGGACGAGCCGATACGCGCGGTGACCATTATGCCGGGGGCGGTTGCCACCAATTTCGGGCGCCACTTTCCACCTGAATTCGTCAACGGCATGTTCAAATCAGTTGGCATCTCGGCCGCGTTTCAAACAGACGACGTGCTGTCGGACGAGATGCTCGAAGACCTCAGAACCCGCGCTTCCGCTATCTTCGCCTCTGCGGACGATATTGCCCGGGCCGTATTATACGCGGTAACACAGCCTCATGACGTCAGCGTCTCCGAAATCCTCGTCGGTCCTCGCAAATCCTTCCCCGGCGCGGCTTAA
- a CDS encoding adenylate/guanylate cyclase domain-containing protein produces MGEAASSSLIVEGRNVIVTEVFERPAAERPDHDTIERIIEWLIGDARQIGSFARTIDELSWRLVAAGIPLLRVNLRGGTLHPQFLGSAYVWWRTSAQTQEIMITHEVADLVPPAQNPVMRVRAGEILRRSLEGPEAQLDFSILHDLKARGATDYFALPVGGAFGPRAYMAAYVTDRPGGFLEQEIADLTAVSERLSIAADMNSQRQIAQNVLKAYLGPQTGRKVLAGQIRRGSGEAIAAVLWSSDLRRFTQMSDQLPGEKVIGILNDLFDLQAKAIVNHGGEILKFVGDGLLAIFPVTSPDEANRITANALAAAKESLAALGSAQEGASLPNGSPLEIVIALHYGTVIYGNIGAADRLDFTVIGPAVNLVSRIEAVAKSLDLPLIVSDDFANAYGGRLKSLGRHQLRGLDLPHELFAPLV; encoded by the coding sequence TTGGGCGAAGCCGCATCTTCCTCGCTTATCGTCGAAGGCCGCAATGTCATCGTCACGGAGGTGTTCGAACGCCCGGCCGCGGAACGGCCGGATCACGACACGATCGAAAGAATCATCGAATGGCTGATCGGCGATGCCCGGCAGATCGGTTCTTTCGCTCGAACGATCGACGAATTGTCGTGGCGGCTCGTGGCGGCCGGGATTCCCTTGCTGCGTGTCAATCTGCGCGGTGGCACGCTGCATCCTCAATTTCTAGGCTCCGCCTACGTCTGGTGGCGCACCAGCGCGCAGACGCAGGAGATCATGATCACGCATGAAGTCGCCGATCTTGTTCCGCCCGCGCAAAATCCGGTGATGCGGGTGCGGGCCGGCGAAATCTTGCGGCGCAGCCTGGAAGGGCCGGAAGCACAACTGGACTTTTCCATCCTGCACGATCTGAAGGCGCGCGGCGCCACCGATTATTTTGCGCTTCCCGTCGGGGGCGCCTTTGGGCCTCGGGCCTATATGGCCGCCTATGTCACCGACAGGCCCGGCGGGTTTTTGGAGCAGGAGATCGCTGACCTCACGGCCGTGTCAGAACGGCTGTCGATCGCCGCGGATATGAACAGCCAGAGACAAATCGCGCAAAACGTCCTCAAGGCCTATCTTGGACCCCAGACCGGACGGAAGGTGCTGGCCGGCCAAATCCGGCGCGGCAGCGGCGAAGCGATCGCCGCCGTGCTTTGGTCGTCGGACCTGCGCCGCTTCACGCAAATGTCCGATCAACTCCCCGGCGAGAAGGTCATTGGCATTCTCAACGATCTGTTCGACCTGCAGGCGAAGGCCATCGTGAATCATGGCGGCGAAATTCTGAAATTCGTCGGCGACGGATTGCTTGCGATCTTTCCGGTGACGAGCCCGGACGAGGCCAACCGCATCACCGCAAATGCGCTCGCGGCAGCTAAAGAATCGCTGGCGGCGCTCGGCTCCGCGCAAGAAGGAGCGTCGCTACCGAACGGATCGCCGCTCGAAATCGTCATCGCGCTCCACTACGGCACCGTCATCTACGGCAACATCGGTGCGGCCGACCGCCTCGACTTCACGGTGATCGGGCCTGCGGTCAATCTCGTCAGCCGCATCGAGGCCGTCGCCAAATCGCTCGATCTGCCGCTGATCGTGAGCGACGACTTTGCCAATGCCTATGGCGGAAGGTTGAAGTCGCTCGGCCGACATCAACTGCGCGGCCTCGACCTGCCGCATGAATTATTCGCGCCGCTTGTTTAG
- a CDS encoding Bug family tripartite tricarboxylate transporter substrate binding protein has translation MISKRAFLHSAAGMALASLGARTITPAKADAYPSHPVRWIVPYTAGGATDVISRLICQRLSERLGQPFVVENKPGAGSNIGTQAVIAAPPDGYTLLLTSTANAINASFDPSLPFDFAKGIMPVAGLARIPLVLVVNNDLPAHNVAEFIAYAKANPGKLSIASSGIGTSLHLSGELFKAMAGIQFTHVPYRGSAPGLTDVMSGQIQGMFDNVTSSFELVRSGKLRALGVTTHDRSETLPDVPPISDVLAGFETSSFYGVGAPHDTPQAIVDLLNKEINAALADSAIKQRLGELGAIPLPGNATEFAAMLTTETEHWRKVVEMSGQKKE, from the coding sequence ATGATCAGCAAGAGAGCATTCCTTCATTCGGCAGCCGGCATGGCGCTGGCATCGCTCGGCGCCCGAACGATCACGCCGGCGAAGGCCGATGCTTACCCGTCTCACCCCGTGCGATGGATCGTTCCCTACACCGCGGGCGGCGCGACCGACGTGATTTCCCGCCTGATCTGCCAGCGCCTGTCGGAACGGCTTGGCCAGCCCTTCGTGGTCGAGAACAAGCCGGGGGCCGGCAGCAATATCGGCACCCAGGCCGTGATCGCCGCGCCGCCGGACGGATATACGCTGCTGCTGACCTCGACCGCCAACGCCATCAACGCCTCGTTCGATCCGTCGCTGCCGTTCGATTTTGCCAAAGGCATCATGCCGGTCGCGGGCCTCGCCCGAATTCCGCTGGTGCTGGTGGTCAACAACGATCTTCCTGCGCACAACGTCGCGGAATTCATCGCCTACGCCAAGGCCAATCCGGGCAAACTTTCCATCGCCTCCTCCGGCATCGGCACCTCGCTGCATCTGTCCGGCGAGTTGTTCAAGGCGATGGCCGGCATTCAATTCACCCACGTGCCCTATCGCGGCTCCGCGCCGGGCCTGACTGACGTGATGAGCGGCCAGATCCAGGGCATGTTCGACAACGTCACGTCCTCGTTTGAACTGGTGCGGTCGGGAAAATTGCGCGCGCTCGGCGTCACCACGCATGATCGATCGGAAACGCTGCCCGACGTGCCGCCGATCAGCGATGTTCTCGCGGGCTTCGAGACCAGTTCGTTCTACGGCGTCGGCGCGCCGCACGACACCCCGCAGGCGATTGTCGATCTCCTCAACAAGGAAATCAATGCAGCCCTTGCCGATTCCGCGATCAAACAGCGGCTCGGCGAACTCGGCGCCATTCCGCTTCCCGGCAACGCAACCGAATTCGCCGCCATGCTTACGACCGAGACCGAGCACTGGCGCAAGGTGGTGGAGATGTCGGGGCAGAAGAAGGAGTGA